A stretch of the Spartinivicinus poritis genome encodes the following:
- a CDS encoding tetratricopeptide repeat protein: MFQQTNIFQGKTSWFKPAVIGGMLAILTGCVQHTYIPSSQDPGRDMRPEVVDAAPAPAARPEYRQPQVVTQPRQENQDQYAYVTPDYPDSGVSNNPAARRLIDRALEQRASGDLEAAAATLERALRVAPNDPEVYYELASIRLSQQNYAQAEQLARRGLSLTRDPGMRARLQSIIDQSAVGRG; this comes from the coding sequence GTGTTTCAACAAACAAACATATTTCAGGGTAAAACATCGTGGTTTAAGCCAGCAGTTATTGGAGGAATGCTGGCTATATTAACTGGCTGTGTACAGCACACATATATTCCATCATCACAAGATCCAGGCCGGGATATGCGGCCTGAAGTGGTTGATGCTGCTCCGGCACCTGCTGCTCGTCCTGAATATCGTCAGCCTCAGGTAGTGACCCAGCCGCGCCAAGAAAACCAAGATCAATATGCTTATGTAACACCTGATTACCCTGACTCAGGAGTGAGCAACAATCCAGCTGCTCGTCGGTTAATTGATCGAGCTTTAGAGCAGCGTGCGAGTGGTGATTTAGAAGCAGCTGCAGCCACTTTAGAAAGAGCACTGCGAGTTGCCCCAAATGATCCAGAAGTCTATTACGAGTTAGCTTCAATTCGACTTAGCCAGCAAAATTATGCACAAGCAGAACAGCTAGCTCGTCGAGGCTTATCCTTAACGCGTGATCCTGGGATGAGAGCAAGGCTGCAATCTATAATCGATCAAAGTGCAGTTGGCCGGGGATAG